From a region of the Panicum virgatum strain AP13 chromosome 2K, P.virgatum_v5, whole genome shotgun sequence genome:
- the LOC120662975 gene encoding putative cytochrome c biosynthesis ccmC-like mitochondrial protein, with protein MSVSLLQPYFFMSKTKSYAQILIGSRLFLTAMAIHLSLRVAPPDLQQGGNSRISYVHVPAAWMSIVIYIATAINSSLFPLTKHPLFLRSSGTGTEIGAFSTLFTLVTGGFRGRPMWGTFRVWDARLTSVFILFLIYLGALRFQKLPVEPAPISIRAGPIDIPIIKSPVNWWNTSHQPGSISRSGTSIHVPMPIPILSNFANFPFSTRILFVLETRLPIPSFPESPLTEEIEAREGIPLKT; from the coding sequence ATGTCAGTTTCGTTATTACAACCTTATTTTTTTATGTCAAAGACAAAAAGCTACGCGCAAATTCTCATTGGATCTCGGTTGTTCTTAACAGCGATGGCTATTCATTTAAGTCTTCGGGTAGCACCACCAGATCTTCAACAAGGTGGAAATTCTCGTATTTCGTATGTACATGTTCCTGCGGCTTGGATGAGTATAGTTATTTATATCGCGACAGCTATAAACAGTTCCTTGTTCCCATTAACAAAACATCCCCTTTTTCTTCGCTCTTCCGGAACCGGTACAGAAATTGGTGCTTTTTCTACTTTGTTTACGTTAGTGACTGGGGGGTTTCGGGGAAGGCCTATGTGGGGTACCTTTCGGGTGTGGGATGCTCGTTTAACTTCTGTATTCATCTTGTTCCTTATTTACCTGGGTGCACTGCGTTTTCAAAAGCTTCCTGTCGAACCGGCTCCTATTTCAATCCGTGCTGGACCGATCGATATACCAATAATAAAGTCTCCAGTCAACTGGTGGAATACATCGCATCAACCTGGGAGCATTAGCCGATCTGGTACATCAATACATGTTCCTATGCCCATTCCAATCTTGTCTAACTTTGCTAACTTCCCCTTCTCTACCCGTATCTTGTTCGTTCTGGAAACACGTCTTCCTATTCCATCTTTTCCCGAATCTCCCTTAACGGAAGAAATAGAAGCTCGAGAAGGAATACCACTAAAAACCTAG